In Apium graveolens cultivar Ventura chromosome 10, ASM990537v1, whole genome shotgun sequence, the following are encoded in one genomic region:
- the LOC141691470 gene encoding uncharacterized protein LOC141691470, producing the protein MIEKTLSTFHPNTMILSQQYRERNFQKYGELISLLLVAEKNNELILKNHQIRPTGSAQLPEVHNTSFLKNECGKGHRGGRGYGRNRGRGNFCGRFHNQYHSGHLKWQRDGYNSGHQKWQREVPNKRKAPQEGENRCICHRCGSEGHWQRTCRTPKHLVDLYESSKRNNGKRVETNFVNYNLVNEPVNKASNEIDAAANLYYGLDD; encoded by the coding sequence ATGATTGAAAAGACCCTCTCAACCTTTCACCCCAACACTATGATCCTGTCTCAACAATATAGGGAGCGTAATTTTCAGAAATATGGCGAGCTGATATCTCTCCTTCTTGTGGCTGAAAAGAATAATGAGTTGATACTGAAAAATCATCAGATACGTCCCACAGGCTCTGCCCAGTTACCTGAAGTACATAACACGTCATTCCTGAAGAATGAATGTGGGAAAGGGCATAGAGGAGGACGGGGTTATGGACGAAACCGTGGACGTGGAAATTTTTGTGGTCGGTTTCACAATCAGTATCATTCTGGCCACCTGAAGTGGCAACGTGATGGTTACAACTCTGGCCACCAGAAATGGCAACGTGAAGTGCCAAATAAAAGAAAGGCGCCCCAAGAAGGAGAGAACCGATGCATCTGTCATAGGTGCGGATCTGAGGGGCACTGGCAACGTACTTGTCGCACACCCAAACATCTTGTTGATCTCTACGAGTCATCCAAAAGGAATAATGGAAAGAGAGTAGAAACCAACTTCGTTAATTATAATCTAGTTAATGAACCAgtcaataaggcctcaaatgaaATAGACGCTGCTGCTAATCTTTATTATGGTTTAGACGACTAG
- the LOC141689024 gene encoding VIN3-like protein 1 — MSFILVSGVQSLSSSVQSTPEKIGLSDDGSRSAEPLQVSLKLGQEKDLLYNCLEKEKQNSALSVCKMPDQGSKASKKTTKNQEVKKPLSAPNGQPSRKQSRKPKNPSRFPEATEKCAAKRSTSLICQNPACRATLSDEAFCKRCSCCICHSFDDNKDPSLWLECSSESSKGDSCGLSCHIECAVQQRKVGVVDLGLLMKLDGSYCCASCGKVSGILGCWKKQLLIAKDARRVDVLYFRISISYRLLDGTSRFKELHDIVASIKAKLDTELGPASGVSTKMARCIVSRLSVAGDVHALCSTAIEKADEWLAASLSADPNCREGSLPAACKVLFEKILSTSVVVLLIEMSTSSLEDIKGYKIWYCKTREETHSAEPACVFPKSQRRVLISNLLPCTEYSFRVVSFTEAGDMGHSEAKCFTKSVEVIRKTPSSVAVNNMKENFPVVADTNVGTECKTGAEAESNSGFQVRDLGKILQIASSQEQGCLNELPGERLQNFLGVEEPNPQHVPDQTQRVSCELDLNIASVPDLNEDLIPPVEPRDEDNVITLGRVEAVDDQVSHDNQRNDVEKSNGSGDSQNWSHKPNGDVTTVDSKGKMNKKRAATANEESHDCDSTLVNGSPCAIHNGSGSLGENFEYCVKIIRWLECEGHIKSEFRLKLLTWYSLRSTEQERRVVNTFIQTLVDDPSSLAGQLLDSFSDVVSSKKRRNGFCSKLWH; from the exons ATGAGTTTTATTTTAGTTTCAGGTGTTCAAAGTCTTTCTTCTAGTGTGCAAAGCACTCCAGAGAAAATTGGACTCTCAGATGATGGATCCAGAAGTGCAGAACCTCTTCAAGTGTCTTTGAAATTGGGTCAAGAGAAGGATCTTCTTTATAATTGCTTGGAAAAGGAAAAGCAGAACTCTGCTTTGTCAGTGTGCAAAATGCCTGACCAAGGTTCTAAGGCGAGTAAAAAAACTACAAAGAATCAGGAAGTGAAAAAACCATTATCTGCTCCTAATGGTCAGCCTTCTAGGAAGCAATCCAGAAAACCTAAGAATCCCTCTCGATTTCCTGAGGCTACAGAGAAGTGTGCTGCTAAACGTTCGACTTCGTTGATTTGTCAAAATCCTGCATGCAGAGCTACTTTATCTGATGAAGCATTCTGCAAGAGGTGCTCATGCTGTATCTGTCATTCATTTGATGACAACAAAGATCCAAGTCTTTGGCTGGAATGTTCATCTGAATCTAGTAAAGGAGACTCGTGTGGCTTATCTTGCCACATTGAGTGTGCCGTCCAACAGAGAAAGGTGGGGGTTGTTGATCTCGGGCTATTGATGAAGCTAGATGGGAGCTACTGCTGTGCTTCTTGCGGCAAAGTTTCAGGAATACTAGG TTGTTGGAAGAAGCAGCTTCTTATAGCTAAGGATGCTCGACGTGTTGATGTACTCTATTTCAGGATAAGCATAAGCTATAGGCTCTTAGATGGGACTTCTAGGTTCAAAGAACTCCATGATATTGTAGCCAGCATTAAGGCGAAACTCGATACTGAATTGGGTCCAGCGAGTGGCGTTTCAACTAAGATGGCTAGATGCATTGTTAGCAGACTCTCTGTTGCTGGTGATGTGCATGCCCTTTGCTCTACTGCAATTGAGAAGGCTGATGAATGGTTGGCTGCATCTTTAAGCGCAGATCCGAATTGTAGAG AGGGTTCACTGCCAGCAGCTTGCAAAGTCCTGTTTGAAAAAATATTGTCTACTTCAGTTGTAGTTTTGTTGATCGAGATGTCTACATCTTCTTTAGAAGATATCAAGGGCTACAAAATTTGGTATTGTAAGACTAGAGAAGAGACACACTCAGCGGAGCCCGCCTGTGTCTTTCCAAAATCTCAGAGGAGGGTTTTAATTTCAAATTTGCTTCCTTGCACGGAATATTCTTTTCGAGTAGTATCCTTTACAGAAGCTGGTGACATGGGACACTCGGAGGCAAAGTGTTTCACCAAGAGTGTGGAGGTTATTCGAAAGACTCCCAGCTCAGTTGCAGTGAATAATATGAAAGAGAATTTTCCAGTTGTAGCAGATACGAATGTGGGCACCGAGTGCAAGACTGGAGCAGAGGCGGAATCTAATTCTGGCTTTCAGGTCCGTGACCTTGGGAAGATATTGCAGATTGCATCATCTCAAGAGCAGGGCTGTCTCAATGAGCTTCCTGGTGAgagattacaaaatttccttggaGTTGAAGAGCCTAACCCTCAGCATGTCCCAGATCAGACACAACGTGTCTCATGTGAGCTTGATCTAAATATTGCTTCAGTGCCTGATTTAAATGAAGATCTAATCCCTCCAGTTGAGCCCAGAGATGAAGATAATGTCATCACTTTGGGAAGGGTTGAGGCAGTTGATGACCAGGTCTCACATGATAACCAGAGAAATGACGTAGAGAAATCTAATGGTAGTGGAGACTCACAAAATTGGAGCCATAAACCCAATGGGGACGTTACAACCGTGGACTCCAAAGGAAAAATGAACAAGAAGAGGGCTGCTACTGCAAATGAAGAGTCACATGATTGTGATAGCACTCTCGTTAATGGATCGCCTTGTGCAATTCACAACGGATCGGGTTCTTTGGGCGAGAATTTTGAGTACTGTGTTAAGATAATACGCTGGCTAGAATGTGAGGGTCATATTAAATCAGAATTCAGGTTAAAACTGTTGACATGGTATAGTTTAAGATCAACTGAGCAGGAACGTAGAGTTGTGAATACCTTTATTCAAACTCTTGTCGATGATCCAAGTAGCTTGGCAGGACAGTTGCTCGATTCCTTTTCAGATGTCGTATCCAGCAAAAAGCGTAGAAATGGTTTCTGTAGTAAGCTGTGGCACTAA
- the LOC141691469 gene encoding secreted RxLR effector protein 161-like — protein MDKAHPLTTPMAVRSLEVEKDHFRPRKQDEETLGPEVPYLSAIGALMYLANNTRPDIAFAVNLLARFSSDPTKRHWDGIKHIFRYLRRTIDLGLFFPNNSRSRLVGYADVGYMSDPHFG, from the coding sequence ATGGACAAAGCTCATCCACTAACCACACCAATGGCTGTTCGATCACTCGAGGTTGAAAAAGATCATTTCCGTCCTAGAAAACAAGATGAAGAGACTCTTGGACCTGAAGTTCCATATCTCAGTGCAATTGGCGCTCTCATGTATCTTGCAAACAACACACGACCTGATATTGCATTTGCAGTGAACTTGTTGGCAAGATTTAGTTCTGACCCTACTAAAAGGCATTGGGATGGAATAAAACATATATTCAGATATCTTCGAAGGACAATCGATCTTGGACTATTCTTCCCAAACAATTCAAGATCACGGCTAGTTGGATATGCAGATGTTGGATACatgtcagatcctcattttgggtga